The bacterium DNA window AGTCCGCAGCATGATGCAGAATTCCGCGTCACCCTGCCGACTCAGGAAGCCCGCTGCGCCCGAGTAGAACTCACGCGGCACGGGTTCGTTGGCCAGGATGATCTCCAGCGCCCGCACCTTTGGCGCACCGCTTACGGTGCCAGCGGGAAACGACGCAGCCAATGCGTCTGCCGCTGTGCATCCTTCCCGCAGTTTGCCCCGCGCATCGCTGACCAGATGCATGACATGGCTGAAGCGGTGAATGGTCGCCAATTCTTGGACGCGTACCGATCCGAATTCGCAAGCGCGCCCCAGATCGTTGCGTGCCAGATCCACGAGCATCATGTGTTCGGCGCGCTCCTTTGGGTCGGCCCGTAATTCACGTTCAAGTCGTGCATCATCGGCGTCGGTCTCGCCGCGGGGCCGTGTTCCGGCGATTGGGTTGATGCGCACCTCGCCCTGACTCACTCCAACCTGTAATTCCGGCGACGCGCCAATGAACGTTCCGACGGGCGTCTCATGATAGAACATGAACGGTGACGGATTAACACGCCGCAGCGCACGATAGAGCTGAAAAGCATCGCCCTCCGCTGCGCGGGAGAATCGTTGGGACAGCACGCCTTGGAAAATGTCACCCGCCGCGATATGCCGTTTAAGAGTGTCTACTGATCGGCGAAAGTCAGCCGGATCAAAACTGCTCTCCCGCGCTCCGGTGCGAAAGGGCACGGTTGTAGCGGGGACGGGCCCGGCCAGAATGCCCGCCCACTCACGCAGCACGTCGTCGTTACCTTGCGCATCCCGGTCAACGAGCCGCACTTCATGTCGCAAGTGATCGAAGATAACAAAATGACGATAGTCTCCCAGCCAGGCCACTGGTGCCTTTCCGCGCTTGGCCGGATCCAGCCGTTCGAGCTCGTGTATCCAGTCAAAGCCAATCACTCCGACCAGTCCGCCGCCGAACGGTAGTTGAGCTGGGACTCGGTCTCCTTCGCGGCATTCAAACGCGGCCAGTAACTCCTTGAGTGTTCCCTGGGTTACCATGCCTTTGATATTCGAAACCGCCCGACCCGGTTCGGGGCAGTGCACCTGTCCGCCGGGATCCAACCCGAGCAGGGAGTAGCGCCCGAAGCGCTCGCCGCCCGTCGCGCTTTCCATCAGAAACGGAGCGCGCCCGTGCGCCCGCAGCTTCAGGAAGGCCGCGACTGGAGTCAGCAAGTCAGAAGGAAGGGATAGGATTTTCATCGGCTAAGAAACAAAAAGACCACGCAAGCTTGGTGCGTGGTCAGCGAGGATTCGGACTTTCCGGTCCGTTCAGACAATGCTCCCCACCACGCTGTCCAACGGCCAGCGCCAAACCCATGTCATGGAGGTGGAGTGAAGTTGTTGCGGGGTGCGATTGCGCATAATTCCCAATATAAGAGCAGAGGCGGCGAAAGTCAAGCACTCGACGCCGAAAACGTGAGTCCGGTGCCTCGCCTCCTCACATTCGGGGGCATACTCGCCCGGATCCGGCCGCGCGGGTCATCAGGCAAATTAAGGCTCTATTTGCGTTTAGGTTATCCATGTTGACCCGCCCGCCAAGTCACACCCTTTACTCTCAGGAAAATGAAAGAGTTGGTGGCAATTGGTTGACTTCTGACATGCTACGAAATATATTAGCTATACTGCAACCGCATCAACTTGTCAACATGAAAGGTCACGGAGCAGTTCCATGAAAAATCTTAAGTATTTGTTTTTCTGTTTAGCCCTGGTAGCACTCAGCGCGGGTAGCGCTCAGGCTGCGATCGGTTGGGCGGGTCAAATTTGGCCGAACAGCGGTCTGACTTACCTGCCGAACCAGAACATCGGCGTCTACGTTCAGGTGTGGAAGGGTGGTTGCACCGATCCCGCCGGTCCCTGCGCGGACATTGCCGGAACGTTGTTTTACAAGCGTGCCAGCGAAGGCGCGTACTCGTCCGTGCCGCTGGCGTTCAATACGCAAATCGGTGCCAACGATGAATGGTGGGGTGAGATTCCGGCTCTGGCCCTGAATGGTGGCGAGCAGGAGTATTTCTATGTCGAACTGACCGACCTCAGCGACGGTTCGATTTATGTTGGTGCGCAGGATCAGGCTGGCAACAACCCGCCGTTCGTTCTGAACATTCAGCCGGGCCTGTCGCGCGACGTGGCCGTGACGTTCCGTGTAGACATGAATTGTGTTAATCCGGCCCTGTTCGCGGGCGGCATGTTCTTCACCGGCGACTTCTTTGGTTGGGGCATGTGCAACCCCGGTGGTGCGATGACGGACGCGGATAACGATGGCATCTGGGAAGGCACGTTGACATTCCCGGGCGGTTACAATGCTTTCATCCAGTACAAGTTCCAGCGCAACGACGGCACGACCTGTAATTGGGAATGCGGCGGCAACCACACGGCGACGATTGACGACAGCCAGCCGACTCAGACGCTTGATGTCATTCAGTACTGCTGTGAATCATGGGGTCCGCAAGAGATCAGCACGGCCGGTTCCTATTGCGTCAGCCTCTGCTGCTGCTCGAACGAACTGTGGGTGCGTTTGAACACGACGTACAATCCGCCGATCATCAGCGGCTTCTCGTATGTTCCGGGCTGCGTGGATTGCGGTGGCGAGTGCACACCGGGCAGCGGCGACGTGACGTATGAAGTGCGTCAGGGCGGCGACGGTAACTGGTACATGGTGCTGTGCCTCGCTCCGGAAGCGGGCTTGCAGATTCCTCCGGGTGAAGACGTCTATGCGGGCTGCTTCTGCATCACGATTGACGGAATTTTGCCGGTCGAGATGGCCGCGTTTGACGCCGTGGGCATGGTGAATGCGGTGCGCGTGGATTGGACGACTGCTACCGAGCAGGCGACCAGCCATTTCATCATCGAACGTTCGACCGACCAAGCGAATTGGACGGGCATCGCTCAGGTGGCGGCGCGTGGCGAGAGCTCCTCGGAGACTCGTTACAGCTACACCGACACCGCTGTCGAAACCGGCGTGACCTATAGCTACCGCTTGACGGTGGTGGACGTGAACGGTTCGCGGACGACGCATGCGCAGATCGCCAGCGCTTCGCCGATCGGTGAGGGCGTGGTGACGGAGTTTGCGCTGGCGCAGAACTTCCCGAACCCCTTCAACCCCGAAACCAACATCAGCTACACGCTGGCTGAAGTTTCCAAGGTGACCTTGAAGGTCTTCACCGTGACGGGCGCCGAAGTGGCGACGTTGGTGAATGGCACGCAGGAAGCCGGTAGCTTCAATGTCACGTTCAACGCGGCCTCGCTGCCGTCGGGCGTGTACTTCTACCGTCTCGAAGCGGGCAGCTTCACGGCCACGCACAAGATGTTGCTGTTGAAGTAACCAGCGTGGACGCTGGACCCGGTTGCCGCTAGCGCGTGACGCTTGGCGAAATCGGACAGACATTAAGCGGGCCGCTCGAAAGAGCGGCCCGCTTGCATTAGAGGCCACGCCGGTCAGAGAAGATGCCCCTCCGCTGGCTTCTCAACTTTCTAAGTGCTATTTTCTGTAATCCCAACCGGAGGCCACGAAAATGCAAACGCGAATTCTATCTGTATTCAATCTTCTGAAGCGGGTGGGGTTCGCGGTTTTGTTGTTGGGTGAGTTCGCAATGACTTGTACCGACGTTAAGGCAAACTGGAGGACAGAACAATGTTAAGACTTATCATTTCCTTAGTTATGGCTTGCGCAGTCCATGCCCAAGAGGTCATCTGGGTAAGGAACGGCGAAACAGCGGATGCGCACTTCGGTCAATGTATTTACCCGCTCGGGGATCAGAACGAAGATGGCTATGCAGATTGGATGGTTTTTCAGCTTCTTCCCGCGGCGGCACCCGGTGCGGGTGCCCCAAAACGTTGATTGCCCGCTTTTGTCATTCTTTGTAAGAGTCACCTCGAACGCCTCTTCGGAATAGGAGTTCCTGCCGCGAGTACCCCTAACGCACGCAGATAGTACGACAAAAAGCCCCGAACCAAAAGGTCCGGGGCTTTGTAATTCAGGTTGTTCGAGTTGCGGGGGGATTGCCATCCACGCACCGAGCGAAGACTAAATTACCTCAAGACAAACGTCAACGCGCCATTCTTCAAAATTCTGTACAGCGTCAGCGCGATCTCGCGGTTGGTTTGCACTTCGAAGTGATCGACGCCGCGAAAACCCTCCAGCCAGAAATGGAGCTTCTGGCGGAACGGCACTTCGATCTTGACGGGCGTTCCCTCCGGAGTCGAGTGCACGAGCAGCCGCGGCCCATTGTACCATTTGATCTCAAACGCCACAGGAATCTCGCGCTGCAACAGCGTCGGATCCATGTCCATGGCGTCGCTGACGATCTTCAATAGCGTATCCGGGAAACGTGGTTCGTACTCCATCAAGCGCAGCGATTCGACCGAGAAGAGCAGCGTAGAATCCGGCTGGAAGTCTGCGATCACATCGCGCACGGGCAGCTTGGCCGTGTTGGAGTCTTCCTGCATCGTCCAGA harbors:
- a CDS encoding T9SS type A sorting domain-containing protein produces the protein MKNLKYLFFCLALVALSAGSAQAAIGWAGQIWPNSGLTYLPNQNIGVYVQVWKGGCTDPAGPCADIAGTLFYKRASEGAYSSVPLAFNTQIGANDEWWGEIPALALNGGEQEYFYVELTDLSDGSIYVGAQDQAGNNPPFVLNIQPGLSRDVAVTFRVDMNCVNPALFAGGMFFTGDFFGWGMCNPGGAMTDADNDGIWEGTLTFPGGYNAFIQYKFQRNDGTTCNWECGGNHTATIDDSQPTQTLDVIQYCCESWGPQEISTAGSYCVSLCCCSNELWVRLNTTYNPPIISGFSYVPGCVDCGGECTPGSGDVTYEVRQGGDGNWYMVLCLAPEAGLQIPPGEDVYAGCFCITIDGILPVEMAAFDAVGMVNAVRVDWTTATEQATSHFIIERSTDQANWTGIAQVAARGESSSETRYSYTDTAVETGVTYSYRLTVVDVNGSRTTHAQIASASPIGEGVVTEFALAQNFPNPFNPETNISYTLAEVSKVTLKVFTVTGAEVATLVNGTQEAGSFNVTFNAASLPSGVYFYRLEAGSFTATHKMLLLK
- a CDS encoding anthranilate synthase component I family protein — its product is MKILSLPSDLLTPVAAFLKLRAHGRAPFLMESATGGERFGRYSLLGLDPGGQVHCPEPGRAVSNIKGMVTQGTLKELLAAFECREGDRVPAQLPFGGGLVGVIGFDWIHELERLDPAKRGKAPVAWLGDYRHFVIFDHLRHEVRLVDRDAQGNDDVLREWAGILAGPVPATTVPFRTGARESSFDPADFRRSVDTLKRHIAAGDIFQGVLSQRFSRAAEGDAFQLYRALRRVNPSPFMFYHETPVGTFIGASPELQVGVSQGEVRINPIAGTRPRGETDADDARLERELRADPKERAEHMMLVDLARNDLGRACEFGSVRVQELATIHRFSHVMHLVSDARGKLREGCTAADALAASFPAGTVSGAPKVRALEIILANEPVPREFYSGAAGFLSRQGDAEFCIMLRTAVLRDGILSYQAGAGIVADSVAETERLETEHKAAAIERALAALEVL